In Synechococcus sp. PCC 6312, one genomic interval encodes:
- a CDS encoding type II toxin-antitoxin system RelE/ParE family toxin — MSNYRIEFLKTAKKELAKLPKEIQQRIANRIEALIVDPYPVHTKKLKNGNGLLRIRVGDYRIIYRVEAEKLIILVIKIGHRRDIYTQI; from the coding sequence GTGAGCAATTATCGCATTGAGTTTTTGAAAACAGCGAAAAAGGAACTCGCTAAACTCCCCAAGGAAATTCAACAGCGGATTGCAAATAGAATAGAGGCTCTTATCGTCGATCCTTATCCTGTCCATACCAAAAAGCTCAAAAACGGAAATGGCCTGCTTCGGATCCGAGTAGGAGACTATCGCATTATTTACCGAGTTGAGGCAGAGAAATTAATTATTTTAGTGATCAAAATTGGTCATCGTCGAGACATCTACACTCAAATCTAA